The genomic window CGCGTCCCGTACCCGCTCTTCTACCTGCTCGTCGTCGTGCTCGGCGCGGGGCTCGTCGCGATGGTCGTCTTCATGGCGACCTACGGCAGGCTCCTCGTGAAGGCGCAGGAGACGGTGATGCTGGAGCGGCAGGTGGCCGAGCTCACCAGGCGGAACGAGCAGATCGGGGATCTCACCAGGAAGCTCTTGCGCCTGCATGCGATGGACCTGCAGGTCCGGCGGATGCTCGGGCTCGAGATCAGCCCAGAGGACAGCGTCGCGATCCGCGTCGCCGACGAGGCGGGGGCGGAGGACGGGTCCGCCGTCACCCCGAGCGAGGAGGAGACGATCCTCCGGGCGCTGCCCTCCTCCTGGCCGGTGAAGGGATACATCACCAGGGGATTCAGCGTCACCGGCGGCGAGGAGGACCAGGCGTACCACGCCGGGATCGACATCGGCGTGCCGCGGGGAACGCCGGTGCGGGCGGCGGCCCCGGGCACGGTCGTCGAGGCGGGCTGGGACGACATCTGGGGGTATTACGTCCTGCTCGATCACGGCGTCGGGATAAAAACACTTTACGGGCACAACGGCAGATTGGTAGTTATGAAGGGCGAGCGCGTGGGACGCGGGCAGACCGTCGCCTTCTCCGGCGACACGGGCCGGAGCTCGGCCCCGCACCTGCATTTCGCGGTCACGGAGAACAACGTTCCCGTCGATCCGCTGAAATACCTGATCAAGTAAGGAAGGAAGCCGGATGGCGAGAGGCAAGAAGGAGGAAGCGATGTTCGGCAAGGAAGGCGAGGGCATGGTCGCGGAGGGCAAGATGAACTCGATAATCGGGCAGGGATGCAAGATCAACGGAACGATCGACGTCAAGGACGGCACGCTGCGGATCGACGGCGAGTTCGAGGGCACGGTCAACTGCCCCGGCACGCTCATCGTCGGGAAGGGCGGCAAGGTCAAGGCGGACGTCACCGTGCGCAACGCCATGGTCGGCGGCAC from Candidatus Krumholzibacteriota bacterium includes these protein-coding regions:
- a CDS encoding polymer-forming cytoskeletal protein, which produces MARGKKEEAMFGKEGEGMVAEGKMNSIIGQGCKINGTIDVKDGTLRIDGEFEGTVNCPGTLIVGKGGKVKADVTVRNAMVGGTVIGNIDAKEKIELQAGSHLEGDIKTTRLVIDEGVFFEGNCKMSPDSATRPGALPPMGEKKNPQPAGAK
- a CDS encoding M23 family metallopeptidase, which produces MKKETFSIIVVPHDLKKTRTYRVPYPLFYLLVVVLGAGLVAMVVFMATYGRLLVKAQETVMLERQVAELTRRNEQIGDLTRKLLRLHAMDLQVRRMLGLEISPEDSVAIRVADEAGAEDGSAVTPSEEETILRALPSSWPVKGYITRGFSVTGGEEDQAYHAGIDIGVPRGTPVRAAAPGTVVEAGWDDIWGYYVLLDHGVGIKTLYGHNGRLVVMKGERVGRGQTVAFSGDTGRSSAPHLHFAVTENNVPVDPLKYLIK